Within Limanda limanda chromosome 17, fLimLim1.1, whole genome shotgun sequence, the genomic segment ctatatgcttctgcatcgttgtgtcattcttaacataggtctttgcacagtatttgcaaatgtacacagcctttccttctacattggatggggtgaaatgtctccacacatgagatagtgcacgtggcattgttctgtagaataagatgagaaaaaagtttgtaaaaaaacactaacgcaatgccagagatataaatagttagccaaacaattggaatcgtctgtaaacatattttacaattgatggataaatgaatggaaataggctagatgaacaatcctcaatcagcatgctaatatgttttccccagtaatatcatcggaacttacctgactagtccttcactctacagcaggcctcagtagccctgctgtagagtgaaggatgctgggagttatctgtgcatgtgatggaagaatgcacagtggagggttgaaactcaacgtgcagcgtgtgctgcattccatacatctttaaaatagagttttgaatgaggtttttattgctcagcgtttaatttgggtatttttcttttttttcaaaattcccaaaattcccgagctaaacttcccatggaaagtttccggaaagtttccagaaatttaccggaaactttccgcccctttgcaaccctagtcatgagCAACATTGTCCATATTTTTCCTTAATTCTCTAAATCATATAATGCTTCCTTTCACCAATAAAATGTACATGTGAGACTTTTAGAACAGGGAAAATCACCAAAATCATATGCATTCATCCCctggggaacatgaatgtcCACAGtgaatttcatggaaatccatacGATCATTTTCAAGACACATTGTCATCTACAATGTGAGGAGCAAGGGAAAATGTATAAACAATCCATGGGAGACCATGGATAGTCTGTGCAAAACAAGCGATCCTACTCTGGATCAACTGAAATCCCAATCTTTCGTCCTCACCTTCTAGTTTCCATCAAACTAAAAAAATGGTCGTTTGAGTAGAAAATTAACCAAATTAATGATGCATTGATGATATACAAATGCCAGCCAGTAACATCAGCTAATTACTGAAGacacatgctgctgcagaaatccAGGTCTGCCCAGTGATCGATACCTCAGAGAAGATCGTCTCGACCTGTCAGAAACACACCTACATTCTTCTTGCATGCCTCACTTTGTGGGGACCTTAGCCCTAATAGGAGTTGTGGGGTCGCCATGAAACAGTCTGAGCCCACAAATATATTGTAGCTCACAGCATTAAGATATAGTTTATATAGTAAATACAATAATTAAAGTTGAAATACCTTTGCAATATTGTGTCCTTATTCAATTCTAAAAAATAATATGTTGGTGTATGACGTGAAAGCAGATCAACATGACCGTGGTTATTGGCTTGTAATgctccttcctgtctgtgtaTGCCAGGGGGATTGGCTACATGCAAAACATGCGGGCGTTTAAAACCGTATGTCCTCTTCGAAATGAACTGCACCTGGACATCACTACCGCTGTAAAGGTAACAATGGaataatttccaattatattggtccttattgcatttatgaaaataAGGGGGACACGATGCGTATCTCTACCAAGTGCACAAATGTACTttattgctgttgtgtttgtaatAAAGCAGGAAAACTTGATGCTTGTTATGCTGctgtaaaatgtattcaacaAATTCATAGGCTTTGATTATACAAACATACTTAATTAATCCTTCTAATCTTCTTAATTTGTGTAATTATTCAATAGAAAGGAGCGGCTGAGTGGTACGAGAGCTTAATTGCCCGTTATAAACCAGAGGATGGGGTAAGTTTAAACTGATTCatttttaaagggatagttcaccgaaaaatgaaaattcactcatctcGTCacgtatatttttttatttgtagtgACGTGCCTTTGAACTGAATTAATATACAGGATGCTgattgtatatttgttttaatgtagaCCCTGGAtgagcagctgaagaagctgGTTCAGGTGGTGGATGCTGTGGTTGCAGACGTCCAGAGGGCCCAGAAGATCTACAACAAACTCTTCTACAGGTAAATAACTATACtgtaaattcaatcaaacttgTTCTGCTCCCTGCCATAGAAACATTGATTTGCATAGTTGGACTGTTGCCATTTtaactttagtttttattctCATAGTGCTGTGAAAGTAGATTTCTTCAGCATATCATACAGACAGCTGGAGAAACAGGTATgtgaaaagacacaaatataTTCCTGCACACTGGATTTTTGTTACTTTGACACATCAGAGTCGAACACAGTCAAATTCTTTCGACCTTCAGGTAGCGGATGACGTAAATGTAGCAATGGAGCGAGTGTGTGGGACCctggagcaggagagctccAAGCTGACTCAAACAATGGGAGAGACCATCTTTGAGCTCTTCATGTCCTTGAAAGTCCTCAAAGGCTTCCGGGAGTTCCTTCCACTCAAGTGAGTTATCACTTTCAACTAATGGGTGTTCACATGGCAGCTTAAAAGGCTCTGTCTCTTGgtcatttatttgaaatgtcagCAGGAAGATGAAAACTCAGCCTTGGATTTttcacaacaaataaaaaagatatgtGTTCTTCTCTGACAGGGACGCTAAAATGTTGGCCTTGACAGGCTTCCACAACTGGTTCAAGTCCTCGATTCATAAGTGGCTGCAGATCGTTCACGAAAGATCTTGCGACAGGATCCGTAAAGCAGTGGACACAGACCAAGTAAGAGACACCGGCACTGGAAATTAAGCAAATGAAAATTAGAAAGGTCTCataactcacaatgttaaagaaaaagaaaaaaattcctcgatctgccccctgatccataCTAAAATgttatgggttcttccctgacccatactgcatcaTTCCACCTAGTTTGGTGGTGaaaaacaacctccttggtggatgTAATAATTTAGATTTCATAACTATTAATGAATTCTACAAGCATATAAAGTAAAAGCTATTTTTAATTAGATAAAACTGTTGATGAAGATGTGCTTAAACCTGCTAAAACTACAATATATGAATACATGTTAGGAATGTTAATACACTAGTCATGGATACTTCATCAGAGGAGCTGacaaattaataatataaacttaaaaaatgtctttatagCGGCTTTAAATTACAAAATGATGCGcttataattgtttttgttaaCCTTACACATGCTAAATGGGTCAGTGAAGTACcgaagaatttaaaaaaagcaaatgtttcACATAGTTTTCGAAAACAATGTTGCCCATTTCATTCATGCACATGTTCCATGTGTTTTGCAGCTGGAACCCGTGGAGGAGGCCCAACACAGCTCCTCCGCCGTGGAAGTGGCGACGTGCTTCAGCCAGGTGCGGGAGATCTGGCTCCAGCTGGCCTGGCCAGACTCTGCAGGCGCCTTCATCTTTGTCACTCGTTTGACAGACGTGAGTGTCACTTCCAGTGTCGACACACACCTGACTCACATcctgcatacacacaaacaccactcagaaaagacacaacatgtATAGTCAGGATTAATGAAAAGATTTTAACAGAATTATTAAGATTTTAACAGAATTAAAatacaagaaaaagaaaagtaggaGATAGTAACAGGACTGGATAGTAacagggagaggcggtggactagtggcagaaacttggactctgggcagaaaaggtctctggttcgtctctggttcgactccacggagaaacaacaaaaagacgaacctggattgatctgtccaaaaatccaagaggattctccctaccctgtctagtgcccctgagcaaggcaccttactcccccaacatctgctccccgggcgccgtacatggctgctcactgctctgtgtgtcctgcaccagatgggttaaaagcagaggttacatttccctccttgcatgagtgtgcttgtgcatgtctgtgcatgtgttgtgtgggacaaataaatgcatCTTAATATCTTAATTCTGTCCGCCACAGAACTTCTGCAGTGAGGCCGTGTGTTACTCGGAGATGATCACACGCAAGATTGAGAGGAACCAGCTGGGCCGAGACAACAAGAGCTTCACAGTGCAGGTGAGGGTTGTAGACGCCACTGGGGGAGGGAGCACCATGAGGTGGGAAGTAAATGTCAGCGAGAGTTCTCCCTGGCAACGCAAAGGGCTAAACAGGGGAACAGATATGTTTACAATCCTTCACATCAGCACCCCATCCCTCCACTTCTCTGTAGCCctgcttcttttcctttttttgtttctccacctttaccctctgtctctcctcttcggCTCCTCCTCGCTTTCCACTAGCTCTGCATCGCCCTGAACAACATGGAGCATGTGCGCGTGTTCCTGGGTCGCCTGCCCCAGGACCTGGACTGGCAAGGTGTGGAGCGGGCCATGGAGGAGTCCTGTGGGGCGGAGGGGAAGGAGCAGGTGTACAAGGCCCTCAACGGGCAGCTATCGAACATGGACCTGGACCTGCAGAGAGAGGCCAAGCGTCTCATCACGCTGCTCACTGACAAGGTAAACACTCACTCTATGGCCACACTTGAACATGTGAGACCTGCAGCAATTTGTCACAATAAAGACATTGTAACTATACTGCTCGATTTCTATGCCTTATACCTTGATGATGTGAAGTCTCCACAAGCAGTGACTTCAAGAGATGTATAAAAGGTAGGGATGGgtgaaaaaatcgattcagttacgaatcgcgattcttgtgtttgacgattttaaatcaccatgctgcctccaaaatcgatttttaaaaataaaaaaatatatatttttaaattttttttaaatttttttaaacttatttattggtttatacgggggggatatatggagggagcaagttgaccagctcttgtttttgcacaagaatctaaacatacccaagcactagctttgcatcgcctacatgcaaacaacaatagcctactgtttgtttatataaaagtttatattctaagtaaacttttattcattctattcaatttaccttttatttattgtttaaaagaagcctaggtggcatacatttcttaatctgtcagtttgtgtgcagttgactggggactatacaataatagggaacatttttatttattttctctattggctgcccagcagtcattaagttaatgttaatatttgaaataaaacttgtaaagctctaagtgaatttgactgtgttgtatttgaaggtatgattcaacatttttccatggtctagtatttaaaaaaaaaaataaccaaaagaaatcgcaggaaatcgtaatatcgaatcgcaatacttacagaatcgcaatacatatcgtatcgccacctaagtatcgtgatagtatcgtatggggaggtccctgccgattcccgtccctaataaaAGGTGTTATAAATtagagtaaaaatatatttacagtacATCTTTTTGATACATGggtgttttatatatttgatcctactataaatgtaaaaacagaaGTATCTCACactgcattaaaacaaatacaagtgCAAATTGACAATAATGGGTTTCAGTTAAATTAGTCCTTTTTATGATCCATGGCTGCATGTTGGGAAACCATATGTGCACGCTGGTGTATACACATTCCCCTGCTGCACATGTGTGAGAGATTATTTCTGTGCAGATGCTCCCGGAGCTGCGTAGATACATCCAGCACATCAGCCTGTCTCCCGACTCCATCAACAACGACGACGTAAGGCCTCTGgcagtgtttattttttctgcagcCTTCCTTCTTGTCACAGCGATCTTTCCTGCAGAACATGTAATCTGTGTTGATGTGACGTTCTCCCAGGCTGTGTCACCTCTCATGAAGTACTTACAAGACACGATGAGCATCCTCACTGAAAACCTGGTGAAGGAGAACCTGACGAGGTagttcttcttttctcctccctgtCAAAAtatcttcatttatttttgtacacATCATATAACCCTAACTCTATCTGTCCTTGGTTATAGTTGGGACACATGCTGTCTTATTGCTCATGTCTATCTGTTGAAGCAAATGACAAAAGTTTGAAGAAGCATCCAGCACCATATCATTAAATCATAactgaaacaacagaaaacgCAGCAGTTGTTGCACATTACGTATTGCAATCAAAGTGTTAAAACTAGTGTGTGgagtttcactttctctgaCTTCGGCCAACTTTGTCCTTAAAGATGTCAATGATTtgaccttacacacacacacacacacacacacacacacagacatttataTACTGAGCCAGTTAATCTGAGGCCCACAGGCGGTCTATTGCAAAGACTGGGGGCATTGATGGGAAAGGCCTGAGATGCTGAGGTGTGAGGCCACAAAAAGAATTAAGAATAGTAAGATCTTTAAATCACTTCATCTCCTTGACAAATATATCCTTACACTACATAATGCCTCTCATTAGCTGTGTCTCACTTCAGgcccacagaggaggaggtcttCATGGGCGTCCGACCACAAAGGCTGAACCGAAATCTTTCTGTGATCAGGGTCACCAACTACCACCCttattgctgttgcctagcaacagtgCTGAAGTTGGACACAAAGAGAAAGCTTAAatgcccttattttttttaacctgcaCCGTTAACTGTTCAGTTCAGATGAAGTGAGATACTATAGTCTTAGACGTGCCACTTCCCCTCTGTCACCGAAACACAATGAATCCTGGTGTACGTTGGGCCGGGAAGGATCCACCTGTCGGATCCTTTGTTTCTCTGGAATGGAAGGACGCATTAGTCAGCCGCATTTAAAGGACACTTCGAAGTGGGACAGCCTATTTGTGCCACTGAGAGGCATGTTCTCTCAAATGCAGCCTTCGAAAGATCAAGAACCTGAACCGAGACACAACCATGGTCTCCTCTTCTCTACATACGATgtttttgtacatttaaaaGTATTGGTTAAAAGCTGTGACAGCTCAACAAATGAGATGCTGCAATTGTGTAGGCATGTGTGAGCTTTGCAACATTGATAACACCCTTTGAACATGTTTTGTGCtacaagttattattattaagctATTATCGAGGCTGAGTGAGGGGGTGCAGGGTTGTAATTGGATGCGCTGGTAAACACAAACTTGTGGGTGTCTCCTCATTGTTGCTGCCGCCTCGCAGAGCTCTCCAAAGCATGTGGGAGCTGCTCCTGCAAATGATCCTGGACGCGGTGACAGAAAACAGAGGCGTGCAGGTGGAGTTTTACAACCGCTTCCAGTACACAGTGGAGGTCAGTGCTCAgtgaaatactttttttcttcttgaatTACCCTATTTTCAGCTTCTCTCCCACTGCGCACCAGCTAAGAAGAGTAGACATGTGTCACCCCTGTAATGATTATCATCACCACtgttatcatcatcatcctttAATTAGCTCAGTATGTCGTGCATCGTTAGCATAAATTAGATGTTTGAAAAGTCACCAGGTAGTAGTTCCGTGTTCCCACATGAATGACAATAGAGAAGCTGCGGTGCATTTGGATGTGATTTGCATCAGTAGCCAGCGTCAGAGGAGTGGGCTGCGTTTGGAGTTTGGTATTTTCCTGCTGTCAGAGGCCCCATGCTGTTTGTGTTAACAACACGTCTATCCTGAGATGAAAGAAATTAAAGGCTCGAATGTGCTGCTACAAGCTTgcaatttactttttttctgcattttgttTAGGCCGCGTTGCAATTCTTCAATTCTAAGGGACAGGGTCTCTCCCTGGAAGACATGAAGAGCGGAGACTACAAGGTAGGACTTCTCGTAGCGTATCAGCCCAGGTCTGGTTTATGGGCCTCCACCTCCCATGTCATTTATCTCTTTCCCTTTCTGACCATCCTCATGTCACCTCAGGTCCTGGACGAGGAGCTCAGGCTGAATAAATGTTCCTCCTTCGAGCTGATTGAACAGTACTATCTGGAGAAGATTTCCCACCAAGTGCGTTTGAGCATACCTGGTGACAGTCTCATTTTAGCCCCAGAGTGGACAGAGAAGTATCGATTGGACAGCACAACACTTTGTCTTCTGTTGTCTTACCTCTGAGTGTACAATTCCCTTCTACCAGGCTCTTTAAAGAGCACAATAAAGACATTGTAACTATACTGCTCGACTTCTATGCCTTATACCTTGATGGTGTGAAGTCTCCACAAGCATTGACTTCAAGAGATGTATAAAAGGTGTTATAAATTAGAGTAATATATAgagtaaaatatatttacagtacATCTTTTGATACATGggtgttttatatatttgatccaactataaatatgaaaacagaagTATCTCAcactgcattaaaaaaaatacaaatgcaaaTTGACAATAATGGGTTTCAGTTAAATTAGTCCTTTTTATGATCCATGGCTGCATGTTGGGAAACCATATGTTAAGTGATTTAACATCGTAGTATCTACAGGGTCTTAAGAATCCTCAGATGTGTTAAATACGTTAAGATATTACATACTAAATATGTTGATATAGGTCTTTATTATGTTCGTGTTCACTTACGGGCTTCTTCTCAAAGctttaaatttgttttgtttaataataTTGTATTATAACATGAACTCAATGTTTTGcagaaaacactcaaacacacccGTTTCGGTCGAATCAGTGTCAAGTGCTACTACGATGCTCCGGAGCAGAGACTGACGGTGGAGATTCTGCATGCTGCGGATATCATAGCACTGGACGCTAAcggtaaaacaaaacaaaacttctGACTCAAATACAGGTTCATGTTTTGAAGTTGGGTTTTCACTCTCCGTTCTTCTCGTCACCAGGTCTGAGCGACCCGTTCGTCATAGTGGAGCTCTGTCCCCACCACCTCTTCCCTATGGCCAAGAGTCAACGCACGCAAGTGAAGCTCAAGACCCTGCACCCAGTGTTTGATGAACTCTTTTACTTGTGAGTAATGCTTATCTATTAAATTActtccgccaaggaggttatgtttttgtcagtGATTATAATTTCAGACCAGACGGATTACCATAAAACTCGGTGGAAGGGTGCGATATGGGTCATGGAAGAatctttaaacattttgatGAGGACTCGGATCCGGGGCTGATACaggaatatatttatttttattctttttgttgatttttttaaagaatgatTCATTTTGATGGCAAAAGTCCGGTATGTTTAGAGGATGTATAGCAGTGATGAACTTTGGgccagatccaaataaaaacagtggatttgaatgttttttttcaagggGAATGCCAGAGGTTTGTTTCACATCTATGAACCTGAGTGATTTGGTTCCTGTCTCTTCCAGCCACGTCAGTCCTGAGCAGTACAGACACAGGTTTGCATGTTTGACCTTCACCGTGATGGACTACGACTGGCTCTCCACCAACGACTTCGCCGGCGAAGCCATGGCTCCTCTCAGCGACTTCTGCTGGCCAGGGAGACCGAACGCCTCACCTGCCGGCAAGAGTGTCCAGCCGGCCATTTTGCACCTGTCTCGCAGTAAACCCAGTGGTACATACAGCTCCAGGCCATATcagaatgttttctttctttcttttacacaAACATAATATTGTCTTCTTTGGAGACCAGAGGGTATAGGTCAGGGTTTCCAATTACTTCTCCAATACAACCATGAAAAGCCATTTAATCTAGTGGTATTTGTGTCAGGTGTAAGAACTACTCTCATATGTTTGCTCTCCCCTCCAGAGAAGCCAATCATGAGGATGCTGGAAGCTCGCATCGGAGACAGGGAGGCTCAGGAGTTTGTCCGCAGGCTGAAGGAGATTGAGAAGTCAATGGAGGAGGAGTAGAAGCCGTCAGCGCCGCCTGCATCGGTGTCTTCTGACCTCGTCTTGCAACCTGTGCTTTTGTACTGGTACGATGTTTAcaatatttgatttttattcTCCAATACTATGTTTGTTCAGTAATTATACCAaaatgagaagagaaaaaatggaaaacaagGATGTTTTCTTACTGGGAAAATGAACATCCTGTCACTGTGCAACCCTATGCTGTCTCATTTCAGCTATATTTTAGAATTGAATGGATAGTTGATCCTAAATGTTACTAGTCTATATTTTTTGTAATGAAGTAATGTTATCTTTGTTGTATAATCTTTGATATGATAGATTTAACATTTCAGAACTATTTTGTGGAAGTAGCTTACATATCCAATAGTATCCAGTCAGAGTTTAAATCTATACCTCATCAGTTGCAGAGGAGTTTAACAGGTGTCGAGACTTTTCACAATTCTTCACAAACACTGTGGGGATAAAATGCATTAAAAGCTTATTTAAGGATGTGAAATAAATCCTGTGGTACCTATTGTAGGTGAAGGGAATCATTGATGAACAACAAGTAGCTTTGGGGGGTTTCACTTTATTCTGAGGGTTGTGTTTCTGGGCCGGGGGGCTgcgtggcacacacacacgccacagaTCGGGTTCATACCGCTTTTCAAAAAGCTTATGATGGGTCAGTTAAGAGGCCAAATACAGTGCTACAGTAGTGGTGGGAAGATTGTTTCTTCTGACACCAGTGAGTCAACAATGTTTATGATGCTAATTGCAGCGAGTGAGCTTATGTAGCGTTCAGAGAGTTCTGGAAACGGCCATCaagtttgtgtgtcagtgtgggaATAATTACAAGACTCTCATCGCCCGACTCTCTCCAGTCCTCTGAAGCTGTGTGTCGCAGACTGAAAGGTTACGACTTTCACGTtactgcagaaaaacacacactcgaACTTTCACCTTTGGATGAACATTGAGAAACAAAACTACTCAAAGAAATCAGAGATTTATCATAATAACAGAGATTTGATTCTCATAGTAGGGGTGACCTATCAAGCTATGTTATCGGTGCTAGTCTCAAGGGCTTGTTTCCTAGGGAGAATTAATTAAACCAGGAGAAGGCTTTAATCTAGAATagttcattgtgtttttaaaaacaggacTTTTGAAGTATCTGGAATTGTAACTAAACAAAATCGTGGACAAACAAGGCTAAAAACTGTTTCTTCCTTGGTTGTATAGTGTGAACTCACGATGACAAGACAGCAAGTCGTGTTTTGAGAACTTCACAGTGATTTGTTGAAGAAGAAAGTCTTGAAGCCCCAACTTGGCATTAGTAGACAATTAAATGCAGGAAAATTCGAAGCTACTGTATATCTATAGCCATCAGtctgttttaaaatgtcaccAAAGTATTAACTTTAGGTTTAAGTCCTGTCTAGGAAACTGGCCCTTACTGTTGAAAATGTAGCTTAAAGTTTACAATTAGTAAACACGCCACCTGCTAGcattcacaaaaaaatgaataatgcaCATTCTGGCCTTTGGGGGAGCTATTAATGAAAGAAGCTAGTTTTATTATGGAGAGACACCTTACGGACAAAACAACAGGATCCCAAAAGTAGTAATATGTAGAGTAGAGAAGAAACACTGTAGCAAGTAGTGAGAACTTAGCACCAAATCTTAACACCGACAGCATTTTGATAGCGATGTATCTTTACAGTAGCTGCTTGTGTCGTGCTTTGTCGTTTCCCTGTGGAGCTGCGAGTTAAAAGCacgcaaaaaaaacaaaacaaacatatctATGCCTGGAGAGTGTGCTGCGTTACAGGGATCGTTCAGGTGTTCAAGAAATATGTCTTTAGCAAACAGAAGCGAGGAATCCTTTAAGACCATCATTCCCCTGTATGTTTAATACCGTTTTTTAAGATGTTCTAGACAGAATATGTTAGTATTCCTGAGCAATCCCTCTCAATCTCATCCATGTCAACAGTACATCATATGACTTAAATATTATAAATCTATTATATTTCATGTTCATTACAGGTCAAATGTTTACAGAAAATGAATGTAAACTATGATATGATCTTATGAAGCTGAAATGATATATTAAAATATCAATTTTAAATCACAATACAGACGTAAATCTTTATCAATGTGCAGGGGTTGATATATAACATGAAAATTATTTTGCTTTATGTAAggaaacacactgtctctcatacacacacagcatacaCGTACAGCTGTCTGTGTTTATTCAAAGTATTAAAGATGTCTGTATGTTGTCCATAGACATTCACTCTGGTCAGTATTGGTTGAGtagattaatttattttactgatTTTCAAATTTAACAAAGATATTTTAGTCTGAAAATGTTCAGTGTAGTATTATCATAGTTTTCATGTCCTAAAAAAACTGCATTTCATAAACTGGTCAcaatggagaaaaacaaaagaggtcAAAGGCCTCATTGACATCAGACTGTGAACAGAATATCAGTGCTGACATGGACATGTTTAGTTTGAGATATATAATATAGAAATATTGTTCAAGCGTATATGGTTTGTGGTCTGCCAGCCCGACTTGAAGGCAGCAGGTTGGTGAAAAGTTATCTTCAGAGGCGAAACACCTTCGATATGTTATCGTAACAGTGAATTATTTGTCCTTGAATTGTAAATGCCTGTGTTGCTGTTTATTGGGTTATACCTTTGAGAGATGTCCATGATCTTGAATAAAGATTGTATGTAAATTTGAACTCGTTAGACTCCTTTTATTGACATGAGCA encodes:
- the baiap3 gene encoding BAI1-associated protein 3, coding for MSLLDLKSSVLRQVQRSQSLRSRREPAPPAPGSPLTHSPDPLPRRISEESAEFFERMNAVLQKQENMLRAAQAECQRGACTVPPPQEHVDQAFITDRISRTELDLLYEEAVYTVVNRVGVHSAEHVKSDEELFTYMLKVFDMGEEEHDIILEKVQEANRASFSLRVSVLKAKSLMAKDANGYSDPYCMLGILVGQSPREVEEKKERKFSFRKRKEKLEKRSSTKEVLPARCIHVTEVKPETLNPVWDEHFVFEIDDAHSDLLHLDIWDHDDDVSVAEACKKLNEVSGLRGMGRYFKQIAKSMRADGSASSGSEENADDFLGCINIPLNEIPVVGYDTWFKLEPRSSASKVQGECHLMLKLFTSQRDTSLSKKDSNVSIHKKLLNQIVEYEHANVKKEPYNWDGQVGPPAWTVLTHHAVQTDLSPLQQAIIRWQCYSSHHRTQRVCYSLLLRLLRTIDAEWDPPAVRGDLERQLSDSFRLYTEHCLCLMKNMRQVFPCTSAAAITRYELMLRGIGYMQNMRAFKTVCPLRNELHLDITTAVKKGAAEWYESLIARYKPEDGTLDEQLKKLVQVVDAVVADVQRAQKIYNKLFYSAVKVDFFSISYRQLEKQVADDVNVAMERVCGTLEQESSKLTQTMGETIFELFMSLKVLKGFREFLPLKDAKMLALTGFHNWFKSSIHKWLQIVHERSCDRIRKAVDTDQLEPVEEAQHSSSAVEVATCFSQVREIWLQLAWPDSAGAFIFVTRLTDNFCSEAVCYSEMITRKIERNQLGRDNKSFTVQLCIALNNMEHVRVFLGRLPQDLDWQGVERAMEESCGAEGKEQVYKALNGQLSNMDLDLQREAKRLITLLTDKMLPELRRYIQHISLSPDSINNDDAVSPLMKYLQDTMSILTENLVKENLTRALQSMWELLLQMILDAVTENRGVQVEFYNRFQYTVEAALQFFNSKGQGLSLEDMKSGDYKVLDEELRLNKCSSFELIEQYYLEKISHQKTLKHTRFGRISVKCYYDAPEQRLTVEILHAADIIALDANGLSDPFVIVELCPHHLFPMAKSQRTQVKLKTLHPVFDELFYFHVSPEQYRHRFACLTFTVMDYDWLSTNDFAGEAMAPLSDFCWPGRPNASPAGKSVQPAILHLSRSKPSEKPIMRMLEARIGDREAQEFVRRLKEIEKSMEEE